Part of the Tepiditoga spiralis genome, GAAACAGACATAGTACAAATAACTAATGGTGGAGTAGCAACAGCATTATTATCTGTACCAATATTGAATATGCACTCACCTGTTGAGGTTGTTTCTATAAATGATATAGAAGCAACAGCAAAATTAATGGCAATATTTGCAGCAAAGGAAGGTAGATGCAAATGAAAAAATATTTAAAAAACTTAACTGAATTACATGGAGCACCTGGAAATGAAGAAAAAGTTAGAGAATTTATAAAAAATGAAATAAAAGATAAAGTTGATGAAATATATGAAGATGTTATGGGAAACTTAATTACAAAAATAAAAGGAAAAAGCTCAGAAAAAAAATTGATGATTTCAGCACATATGGATGAAGTTGGATTTTTAATTACAAAAATAAATGAAGATGGAACATTCAATATATCTCCATCAGGTGGAGTTGATCCAAGAGTAGTAAGAGCTCAAAGACTCTTAATAAATGGAGAACTACCTGCAATAGTAAATCAAACACCAATACATTTAGACCATGATATACAAAAAGTACAAGGATACGATTCAATAAAAGTATTTGCAGGATTTACAAAAAAAGAAGAAGCTAAGAATAAAGTTAAATTAGGCGATATGGTAACATTTGATGTTAAATACTATGAAAATGAAGATTTTGCATTATGTAAAGCTTTTGATGATAGAGTTGGATGTTCAATAATGATGGATATAATTGACAATATAAAAGAAACAAATGAAAACCCACAATATGATACTTATTTTTGCTTTGTAACTCAAGAAGAAGCAGGATTAAGAGGAAGTGGAGTAGCTGCAGAATACGTAAAACCAGATGTTGCATTAGTATTAGAAGGTACAACAGCAGGAGATAACCCCGAACTTGAACCAGAAAAGTGGGCAACACATTTAAATGATGGTCCAGTAATAACCTTTATGCACAGTGGTGTTGTCTTAAAAAAAGAAGTTTATGAAGAAATTATAAAAACAGCAAAAGACTTAAACATAAAATATCAATATAAAATGAGAACAGCAGGAGGAACAGATGCAGCAAGATTTGCAAGAACAATGTATGGAATACCTTCTGGAGTCATCTCTGTACCATGCAGATACATACACTCTGCAAATTCAATTATTAACTTAAAAGATTATGAAAGAGTATACAAATTAAGCAATAAACTAATAATGAATGGGAGGATTGCTGAATTATGAAAGAACTCGTAAAAAAAATAACTGAAATTTATTCTCCAAGTGGAAGAGAACATGCTGTAAGAGAATTTATAATAAACGAAATA contains:
- a CDS encoding M42 family metallopeptidase yields the protein MKKYLKNLTELHGAPGNEEKVREFIKNEIKDKVDEIYEDVMGNLITKIKGKSSEKKLMISAHMDEVGFLITKINEDGTFNISPSGGVDPRVVRAQRLLINGELPAIVNQTPIHLDHDIQKVQGYDSIKVFAGFTKKEEAKNKVKLGDMVTFDVKYYENEDFALCKAFDDRVGCSIMMDIIDNIKETNENPQYDTYFCFVTQEEAGLRGSGVAAEYVKPDVALVLEGTTAGDNPELEPEKWATHLNDGPVITFMHSGVVLKKEVYEEIIKTAKDLNIKYQYKMRTAGGTDAARFARTMYGIPSGVISVPCRYIHSANSIINLKDYERVYKLSNKLIMNGRIAEL